The following coding sequences are from one Archaeoglobaceae archaeon window:
- the cfbE gene encoding coenzyme F430 synthase, protein MRPLTNCKTLVVDMTHGGKVICEELIKRDCEVYAFDNHRTLKKDEVEKLISIGVKVFSEEKELNVEDFDVIVVQHADPEMRIFKTALELGIPVISHARTVGIILSELKGSVRIIEITGTNGKTTTANMLSKILSDSGKTVLIHDSLSTRIVNSSGEKSLAKGLSITPANALRAYRIAQEFDFDSAIFEISLGGTGAGDIGILTGIYENYRASFFRNAFNSKLQMAINMKNGILVLNGDNLTRKFSHAFFGPSNIYGIERGQEVRVEKLGDKVEGVIDGLSTISGKKITSSFEFRLQDSLFGRFHILNALAALTAAASLELEIDEVCKSLMGFKGVKGRAIVERAERGILVDCSNRGINAPAILTAVEQALSQRGKYFDALVVVLSGSEKATCEIIDTNRLSNELKSRKIDLILLCGALGKKLIELGVNGLFFEKLSKNEVEKLSARFNNPIILFFSNEA, encoded by the coding sequence ATGCGCCCTCTAACTAATTGCAAAACTCTTGTTGTAGACATGACCCATGGGGGAAAAGTGATATGCGAAGAATTGATCAAAAGAGACTGTGAGGTTTATGCTTTTGATAATCACAGGACTTTGAAAAAAGATGAAGTTGAAAAATTGATCTCGATCGGAGTTAAGGTTTTTTCTGAAGAAAAAGAACTAAATGTAGAGGATTTTGACGTCATTGTTGTTCAGCATGCTGATCCTGAAATGAGGATTTTTAAAACCGCACTCGAGCTTGGAATTCCTGTTATTAGCCATGCAAGAACTGTCGGGATAATACTTTCAGAGTTGAAGGGCTCAGTTAGGATTATTGAAATAACTGGGACGAATGGGAAAACCACAACTGCGAACATGCTCTCAAAAATATTATCCGATTCCGGAAAAACCGTTCTAATCCACGACAGTCTAAGCACGAGGATTGTTAACAGTTCAGGAGAGAAATCACTCGCAAAAGGTCTTAGTATAACCCCGGCAAATGCTTTGAGAGCTTACAGAATTGCTCAGGAATTTGATTTTGACAGCGCTATCTTTGAAATATCCCTTGGAGGGACTGGAGCGGGGGACATAGGAATTCTAACAGGGATTTATGAAAATTACAGAGCATCTTTTTTTAGAAATGCGTTTAACAGCAAACTGCAAATGGCTATAAACATGAAAAACGGAATCCTTGTGTTGAACGGGGATAACCTGACAAGAAAATTTTCTCACGCATTTTTTGGCCCATCCAATATTTATGGTATCGAAAGAGGACAAGAGGTTAGGGTGGAAAAGCTCGGTGATAAAGTAGAAGGTGTGATAGATGGTCTTTCAACAATCTCTGGTAAAAAAATAACTTCATCTTTTGAATTTAGACTTCAAGATTCTCTTTTTGGTAGATTTCATATACTCAACGCTCTCGCTGCTTTAACTGCGGCAGCTTCTTTGGAGTTAGAAATTGATGAGGTATGCAAGTCTTTAATGGGGTTTAAAGGAGTAAAGGGAAGAGCAATTGTAGAAAGGGCTGAGAGGGGAATTTTGGTAGATTGTTCCAATAGAGGTATTAATGCGCCAGCGATATTGACAGCAGTAGAGCAAGCCCTATCTCAACGAGGCAAATATTTTGATGCGTTAGTTGTTGTTCTTTCTGGATCTGAAAAGGCAACTTGCGAAATAATAGACACAAATAGGCTATCAAATGAGCTAAAAAGTAGAAAAATTGATTTGATCTTGCTTTGTGGAGCCTTGGGGAAGAAGCTTATAGAACTTGGGGTCAATGGCCTTTTCTTTGAAAAATTAAGTAAAAATGAGGTAGAAAAGCTTTCAGCAAGGTTTAATAATCCCATAATCTTATTTTTCAGTAATGAAGCTTAA
- the cfbD gene encoding Ni-sirohydrochlorin a,c-diamide reductive cyclase catalytic subunit, whose amino-acid sequence MKLKSLPYAVHPRPNPIAAALYTLRDLNCRHIILHGPSGCNFRALRLLERDGVKIFTTSMNDFDVVLGGKQKLLEVLDAVYSDFKPEIIGVVGTCCTTIIGEDIEAEVSEAGIPAKVVCANVSGCGDNTEGAIRVVESAFKLGIIDKEELERQIRILKMASKVEKERGVAIPGYIAPTSGDEVKEVAGEILEKLREGLLVILNAKKETAYLYADIILAINSARKRFGGEFGVIANLEDSRGLPKVREDAKNILKQLNENGVEIDYFSGSLDEYAYSADKALELADSFDYTSAIVLGIPQALKPTKFEYSVGVSSGERTMTRLRELGYKRTVNEEGAHINVLGKREIVQSHLGNAIRALCGSLE is encoded by the coding sequence ATGAAGCTTAAAAGCCTACCATATGCAGTCCATCCGAGGCCAAATCCGATAGCTGCGGCTCTCTACACACTCAGAGACCTTAATTGCAGGCACATAATCTTGCATGGGCCTTCAGGATGCAATTTCAGGGCTTTGAGATTGCTTGAAAGAGATGGAGTAAAGATCTTTACAACATCAATGAACGATTTCGATGTCGTGCTCGGGGGAAAGCAGAAACTTTTAGAAGTGCTTGATGCGGTTTACAGCGATTTTAAGCCAGAGATAATCGGCGTTGTAGGAACTTGTTGCACGACAATCATAGGCGAAGACATCGAAGCAGAGGTGTCTGAAGCAGGAATACCGGCGAAGGTTGTTTGTGCAAACGTTTCAGGATGCGGGGATAACACTGAAGGGGCGATAAGGGTGGTTGAATCCGCATTTAAGCTTGGTATAATAGACAAAGAGGAACTTGAAAGGCAAATTAGAATCCTTAAAATGGCGAGCAAAGTCGAAAAAGAACGTGGTGTTGCTATTCCCGGATATATTGCTCCCACTTCAGGTGATGAAGTAAAAGAGGTTGCTGGTGAGATCCTTGAAAAACTAAGGGAAGGTTTGCTCGTCATACTTAACGCAAAAAAAGAAACAGCATACCTATATGCGGACATTATTCTTGCAATCAACAGTGCCAGAAAAAGGTTTGGAGGAGAATTTGGCGTGATAGCAAATCTTGAAGACAGCAGAGGGTTGCCAAAGGTAAGAGAGGATGCGAAGAATATTCTAAAACAACTAAACGAAAATGGTGTAGAGATTGACTATTTCAGCGGATCTCTCGATGAATACGCATACTCCGCAGACAAAGCGCTTGAATTAGCAGATAGCTTTGATTATACTTCGGCAATTGTTCTCGGAATACCCCAAGCTTTAAAACCAACAAAATTTGAATATTCAGTCGGTGTATCTTCTGGAGAGAGAACAATGACAAGGCTTAGAGAACTGGGATATAAAAGAACTGTCAATGAGGAGGGCGCTCACATAAACGTTCTTGGCAAGAGAGAGATTGTGCAATCTCATTTGGGAAATGCAATAAGAGCATTATGCGGATCCCTAGAATAG
- a CDS encoding cobyrinate a,c-diamide synthase produces the protein MRIPRIVISASNSSSGKTMLTCGISRALRKRGYKVQTFKVGPDFIDPQYLSLASGRKAVNLDSWLMSEEAILRDFEKYCNEADIAIIEGVRSLYDSSDPLSLKGSTYSVANILKAPILLTIDIRGLNMGSAAIAKGFVSLFNANIKGVILNSARSESHELKAKKAVEELAKIKVLGVIPRKKELEIGMRHLGLITVKEIEKEVENRIEKWSEVVEEKLELEELLRIAEEAEELSEVDEEAKNEEFDVNVAIAFDKCFNFYYAQNLNYLKSFGANLKFFSPLESESFEDIDGFMIGGGYPEIYGGEFNKATMRSLKKKIEDECPCYAECGGLMFLCSRIIAYGREFEGVGLVSADVVLDVSKRFLGYTRAKVLRDNVVSLKNDTILGHEFHYSYLDPAEDLKYAYELERGYGIDGKRDGIILHNCLASYMHVLFSDPRMPRRFLEMCKNYKRK, from the coding sequence ATGCGGATCCCTAGAATAGTAATCTCGGCTTCAAACAGCAGCAGTGGAAAAACAATGTTAACATGCGGAATCTCAAGAGCACTCAGGAAGAGGGGTTACAAAGTTCAGACTTTTAAAGTAGGGCCAGACTTTATAGATCCCCAGTATCTAAGTCTTGCTTCTGGCAGAAAGGCTGTAAATCTTGATTCTTGGCTAATGAGCGAGGAAGCGATTTTGAGAGACTTTGAGAAATACTGTAATGAGGCAGATATAGCAATAATAGAGGGTGTGAGAAGTTTATACGATTCTTCGGATCCTTTGAGTCTGAAAGGTAGCACTTATTCTGTGGCGAATATACTGAAAGCTCCAATATTGCTCACGATAGACATTCGGGGATTAAACATGGGTTCAGCAGCAATTGCAAAAGGTTTCGTCTCGCTTTTTAATGCCAACATTAAAGGAGTTATATTGAACTCAGCAAGAAGTGAAAGTCATGAGTTAAAGGCAAAAAAAGCAGTCGAAGAGCTAGCAAAGATAAAGGTTTTGGGTGTCATTCCAAGAAAAAAGGAGCTCGAAATCGGAATGAGGCATCTTGGACTTATTACGGTTAAAGAAATCGAAAAAGAAGTTGAAAATAGGATAGAAAAGTGGTCTGAAGTTGTAGAGGAGAAATTGGAACTTGAAGAACTTTTAAGAATAGCTGAAGAAGCTGAAGAATTATCAGAAGTCGATGAAGAAGCTAAGAATGAGGAATTTGATGTAAATGTGGCAATTGCATTTGATAAGTGCTTTAACTTCTATTATGCGCAGAATCTGAACTATCTGAAATCTTTTGGAGCGAATCTGAAGTTTTTTAGTCCTCTCGAGAGCGAGTCATTTGAAGACATCGACGGCTTCATGATTGGTGGCGGGTATCCCGAGATATACGGAGGAGAGTTTAACAAAGCAACTATGAGGTCTTTAAAAAAGAAAATAGAAGATGAATGTCCATGTTATGCGGAATGTGGAGGACTTATGTTTTTGTGTAGTAGAATCATTGCCTATGGGAGAGAATTTGAAGGAGTGGGTTTAGTCTCCGCAGATGTGGTTTTGGACGTTTCAAAAAGATTTCTGGGTTACACTCGAGCAAAAGTTTTACGGGATAATGTAGTCTCACTTAAAAACGACACGATTCTTGGTCATGAGTTTCATTATTCCTACCTTGATCCGGCAGAGGATTTGAAATACGCTTATGAACTTGAAAGAGGTTATGGGATAGATGGAAAAAGAGATGGCATCATCCTACACAACTGTCTTGCGAGCTACATGCATGTGCTGTTTTCCGACCCAAGAATGCCTCGAAGATTCTTGGAAATGTGTAAGAATTATAAAAGAAAATGA
- a CDS encoding AIR synthase-related protein: MATPNLDQIISEVRNWPGLTRKKFAGKLAELVDEFFGEDAGYFTLDDWEIVFTVDGIWHRVLEEDLYWGGFISILVNVHDVYAMGARAKYAVNVLSVRDPACLDKIKKGMFDAAKKYDIKILKGHVHPDAPSNSVEVAMIGFAKKGTLIKSNTAKEGDSIIVAVDTIGEPHRKLIYNFDSTKKDAKTIRRQLESMVYLAEKKLVNAGKDLSNAGIIGTIAMMLEVSKKGAVIDVERIPKPENVEIIQWLKSYPACGFCVTSDRPEEVIEVFRSHGLNAGVVGEVDSSRVVKLAYKGDQKTFFDFRKESILGLI; this comes from the coding sequence ATGGCAACACCAAATCTCGATCAAATAATCTCTGAAGTAAGAAATTGGCCAGGATTAACGAGAAAAAAATTTGCAGGAAAGCTTGCTGAGCTCGTTGATGAATTCTTTGGAGAAGATGCTGGTTATTTCACTCTCGATGACTGGGAAATTGTATTTACAGTTGACGGTATCTGGCATAGAGTTCTCGAAGAAGACCTCTACTGGGGCGGATTCATCTCGATCCTCGTGAACGTGCACGATGTATACGCAATGGGCGCAAGAGCAAAGTATGCAGTCAATGTGCTCTCAGTTAGAGATCCCGCTTGCTTGGACAAAATAAAGAAAGGGATGTTTGATGCAGCAAAGAAGTATGACATCAAAATTTTAAAGGGACACGTTCATCCTGACGCACCATCTAATTCTGTAGAAGTTGCAATGATCGGTTTTGCGAAAAAAGGAACACTGATCAAATCAAATACTGCAAAAGAAGGAGACAGTATTATTGTGGCTGTTGATACTATTGGAGAACCACACAGAAAGCTGATTTACAACTTTGATTCCACGAAAAAAGATGCTAAGACAATAAGAAGACAGCTTGAATCGATGGTTTATCTCGCAGAAAAAAAGCTCGTAAATGCGGGTAAAGATCTCAGCAATGCGGGAATAATTGGCACTATTGCAATGATGTTGGAAGTTAGCAAAAAAGGTGCCGTGATCGATGTAGAGAGAATCCCAAAACCAGAAAACGTTGAAATAATTCAGTGGCTGAAAAGTTATCCTGCATGTGGTTTTTGTGTGACTTCTGATCGTCCTGAAGAGGTCATAGAGGTATTTAGATCACATGGTTTAAATGCTGGAGTTGTTGGAGAAGTTGACTCAAGCAGAGTCGTAAAATTGGCTTATAAAGGAGATCAAAAGACCTTCTTCGATTTCAGAAAGGAGAGCATTCTTGGGTTGATTTAA
- the mcrB gene encoding coenzyme-B sulfoethylthiotransferase subunit beta, producing MKYKDKIDLYDDKGKLLESGVPLEAISPLLNPAIEGIIKTVQRSVAVNLQGIQKALETGAVGGEKCIIPGKSLKLDVVGNAGAIADKIKSILQVKKDDDTEVQILDEGRSLLVKVPTIRVLKAVEYTAPITATAAAVTEAIIDIFKVDMFDAPMVKAAVWGRYPQTMDLMGANVQSLLSVPQQNEGLGYALRNVPVSYIATIARKNAMNAASLASIFEQTAMIEMGDAIGSFERLHLLGLAYQGLNANNLVYELVKANGKNGSVGTVVASLVERAVEDKVIKPNGKGASGYVTYTTDDIALWNAYAAAGFLAATMVNCGAQRAMQSISGVTIYYNDLLERQTGLPSVDFGRALGLGVEFSFFSHSIYGGGSPVVFHGNHIVTRHSKGFVAPAIAAAIALDAGTVYYSPDRIAGIIGRVFSTIPALREPIVHVAKGAAEVKKTV from the coding sequence ATGAAATATAAGGACAAAATAGACCTTTATGACGACAAAGGGAAATTGCTTGAATCGGGAGTGCCACTCGAAGCGATTAGCCCCTTGCTGAACCCTGCCATAGAAGGGATCATTAAGACAGTGCAGAGATCCGTAGCGGTGAACTTGCAGGGAATTCAGAAGGCCTTGGAAACTGGAGCGGTAGGTGGAGAGAAGTGCATAATCCCTGGGAAGTCTTTGAAGCTTGATGTTGTTGGCAATGCTGGAGCAATTGCAGACAAGATAAAGAGCATATTGCAGGTTAAGAAAGACGACGATACCGAAGTGCAGATCCTTGACGAGGGCAGAAGTCTCCTTGTGAAAGTTCCAACAATAAGAGTTCTGAAAGCAGTCGAATATACTGCACCAATTACAGCAACCGCAGCTGCCGTGACTGAAGCAATCATCGACATATTCAAGGTAGACATGTTCGATGCACCAATGGTAAAGGCAGCAGTCTGGGGCAGGTATCCGCAAACAATGGATCTGATGGGTGCAAATGTGCAGTCTTTGCTTTCCGTGCCCCAGCAGAATGAAGGCTTGGGGTATGCATTGAGAAATGTGCCAGTTTCGTATATAGCGACAATTGCAAGAAAGAATGCAATGAATGCAGCAAGCTTGGCATCGATCTTTGAACAGACCGCAATGATCGAGATGGGCGATGCGATTGGCTCCTTTGAGAGATTGCATCTCCTTGGACTTGCCTATCAGGGATTAAACGCTAACAATCTCGTATACGAGCTTGTTAAGGCAAATGGAAAGAATGGATCAGTTGGAACTGTTGTTGCAAGCCTTGTAGAGAGAGCTGTTGAAGATAAGGTCATTAAGCCCAATGGCAAGGGTGCATCTGGCTACGTGACTTATACTACCGATGATATCGCCTTGTGGAATGCTTATGCTGCAGCTGGATTCCTTGCAGCGACAATGGTGAACTGCGGTGCCCAGAGAGCAATGCAAAGCATATCTGGTGTTACGATCTACTACAACGATCTGCTTGAGAGGCAAACCGGATTGCCGTCCGTGGACTTTGGTAGGGCACTTGGTTTGGGTGTCGAGTTCTCGTTCTTCAGCCACTCGATCTATGGTGGTGGAAGCCCAGTAGTGTTCCATGGCAACCACATAGTTACGAGGCACAGCAAGGGATTCGTTGCTCCTGCAATCGCAGCTGCAATAGCATTAGATGCTGGAACAGTCTACTACAGCCCGGACAGAATCGCTGGTATCATTGGACGTGTCTTCAGCACAATCCCAGCGCTAAGGGAGCCAATAGTGCACGTCGCAAAGGGTGCTGCGGAGGTTAAGAAGACGGTGTAA
- a CDS encoding methyl-coenzyme M reductase operon protein D, producing MQPSPKEEVEIFPYRLLGTKTAETLLSKISEIEEVEGVLIQGPRVKSDVKEKIVIKGEEMELSVAISRLILRAKDPDKVVDKLNEICKNLLPFGYSIRIGKFTKDQPTLHDYKMAYIMQMRESREDEE from the coding sequence ATGCAACCCTCTCCCAAGGAAGAGGTAGAAATATTTCCTTACAGACTTTTGGGGACAAAAACAGCTGAAACTCTGCTCAGTAAAATTTCCGAAATAGAAGAAGTTGAAGGTGTGCTCATTCAGGGTCCAAGAGTAAAAAGCGATGTAAAAGAAAAAATTGTAATTAAAGGCGAAGAGATGGAGCTATCTGTGGCAATAAGTAGACTAATACTTCGCGCGAAAGATCCTGACAAAGTTGTAGATAAACTCAATGAAATCTGCAAGAATTTGCTTCCTTTCGGGTATTCAATAAGAATAGGCAAATTCACAAAGGATCAGCCCACACTACATGACTACAAGATGGCATACATAATGCAGATGAGAGAAAGCAGAGAGGATGAAGAATGA